A region of Vibrio chagasii DNA encodes the following proteins:
- a CDS encoding threonylcarbamoyl-AMP synthase, which yields MDNFQHTLQALQQGEVIAYPTEGVFGVGCDPDNPHAIKKLLELKQRPVEKGLILIAASYEQLLPYIDETQLTDEQLATVKATWPGPVTWIMPTSAKVTDWVSGQFDSIAVRVTDHPLVQRMCNEFGKPLTSTSANLTGEPPCMTTEEVQQQLGQHLVAILEGKTGGRDKPSEIRDAKTSKILRQG from the coding sequence GTGGATAACTTTCAACATACATTGCAGGCATTACAACAGGGCGAGGTCATTGCTTACCCGACCGAAGGCGTTTTTGGGGTTGGTTGTGATCCTGATAATCCACATGCCATCAAGAAATTACTCGAGTTAAAACAGCGTCCAGTTGAAAAGGGCTTGATCTTGATTGCTGCAAGTTACGAGCAGCTGCTTCCTTATATTGATGAAACCCAACTGACCGATGAGCAACTTGCGACGGTCAAAGCAACATGGCCAGGGCCGGTCACTTGGATCATGCCAACCAGTGCTAAAGTTACTGATTGGGTGAGTGGTCAGTTTGATTCAATCGCTGTGCGAGTGACGGATCACCCTTTGGTTCAAAGAATGTGTAATGAATTCGGTAAGCCGTTAACCTCTACCAGTGCTAACCTGACGGGCGAACCACCTTGTATGACGACTGAAGAAGTACAACAGCAACTTGGCCAACACTTGGTTGCGATTCTTGAAGGGAAAACGGGTGGTCGTGACAAGCCAAGCGAAATCAGAGATGCAAAAACGTCGAAAATATTGAGACAGGGTTAA
- the hemF gene encoding oxygen-dependent coproporphyrinogen oxidase: MSAIDKEAVKQFLLSLQDSICQQLEQADGSALFKEDAWEREPGDRLGGGGRTRVMTDGAVFEQGGVNFSHVAGKAMPASATAHRPELAGRKFEAMGVSLVIHPKNPYIPTSHANVRFFIAEKEGEDPIWWFGGGFDLTPFYPFDEDCQSWHQTAKDLCAPFGDNVYQEHKEWCDKYFYLPHRDETRGVGGLFFDDLNEWGFEKSFAYMRAVGEGYAAAYLPIVERRKETPYGERERDFQLYRRGRYVEFNLVYDRGTLFGLQSGGRTESILMSMPPLARWEYRYEPQVGSPEALLYSDYLKPRAW; encoded by the coding sequence ATGTCAGCAATTGATAAAGAAGCAGTAAAGCAGTTTTTACTGAGCCTACAAGATTCGATTTGCCAACAGCTTGAACAAGCTGATGGTAGCGCACTATTTAAAGAAGATGCATGGGAACGCGAACCTGGCGATCGCCTTGGTGGCGGTGGTCGTACTCGTGTTATGACTGACGGTGCGGTCTTTGAACAAGGTGGTGTAAACTTTTCTCACGTTGCAGGTAAGGCAATGCCCGCTTCAGCAACGGCTCATCGCCCTGAATTAGCCGGGCGTAAGTTTGAGGCAATGGGCGTATCGTTAGTTATCCACCCTAAAAACCCTTATATCCCAACCTCTCATGCTAACGTTCGATTCTTTATTGCCGAAAAAGAAGGCGAAGACCCTATTTGGTGGTTCGGTGGTGGTTTCGACTTAACGCCATTCTATCCTTTCGATGAAGATTGCCAGTCTTGGCATCAAACCGCTAAAGATCTGTGTGCGCCATTTGGCGATAACGTGTATCAAGAACACAAGGAGTGGTGCGATAAGTACTTCTATCTACCTCACCGTGATGAAACGCGTGGTGTTGGTGGTCTGTTCTTTGATGACTTAAATGAGTGGGGCTTTGAAAAGAGCTTTGCTTACATGCGAGCTGTTGGTGAAGGCTATGCTGCGGCATACCTACCTATTGTTGAGCGTCGCAAAGAGACACCTTATGGTGAACGTGAACGTGACTTCCAACTTTACCGCCGTGGTCGCTACGTTGAATTCAACCTAGTCTATGACCGTGGTACCTTGTTTGGCCTACAAAGTGGCGGGCGAACAGAGTCTATCTTGATGTCTATGCCGCCATTGGCTCGCTGGGAATACCGTTACGAACCTCAAGTAGGGTCACCAGAAGCGTTGCTTTATAGCGACTACCTAAAACCTCGAGCTTGGTAG
- the aroE gene encoding shikimate dehydrogenase yields the protein MTQQVDRYAVFGNPIGQSKSPFIHTLFARQTNQQLTYTALQPEHGQFITSAKAFFSEGGRGCNVTAPFKEDAYQFANRLTERAQLAGAVNTLKKLDDGEIIGDNTDGEGLVQDLLQHQVVLEGARVLLLGAGGAARGVIQPLLDQKPQQLVVANRTSSKAELLADMFATHGNTKGMGLSDVNEGFDVIINSTSSGLSGQLPEVSPTIFNNNSVVYDMVYGSGNTVFNQWALDNGVHAAYDGLGMLVGQAAESFMLWRGLRPGTKQILRELRKNLEI from the coding sequence ATGACACAGCAAGTAGATCGTTATGCCGTTTTCGGTAACCCTATTGGGCAAAGCAAATCGCCATTCATCCATACGTTATTTGCTCGCCAAACTAACCAACAACTTACCTATACAGCACTACAGCCAGAACATGGCCAGTTCATTACCTCGGCTAAAGCCTTTTTTAGTGAAGGTGGAAGAGGGTGTAACGTCACCGCACCCTTCAAAGAAGACGCTTATCAGTTTGCTAATCGTTTGACTGAAAGAGCTCAACTAGCTGGTGCCGTAAATACCCTTAAGAAGCTAGATGACGGAGAAATCATTGGTGATAACACTGATGGTGAAGGTCTTGTCCAAGATTTACTTCAACACCAAGTAGTATTAGAGGGAGCTCGAGTTCTCTTACTGGGTGCTGGTGGTGCAGCAAGAGGAGTGATTCAACCTCTGCTTGATCAAAAGCCACAGCAATTAGTGGTGGCTAACCGCACCAGTTCAAAGGCTGAATTGTTAGCTGACATGTTTGCTACGCATGGAAACACAAAAGGGATGGGGTTAAGTGATGTGAACGAAGGCTTTGATGTCATTATTAACTCAACGTCTTCAGGCCTAAGTGGTCAACTACCAGAAGTTTCTCCAACTATCTTTAACAATAATAGTGTCGTCTACGACATGGTTTATGGTTCGGGCAATACGGTATTCAACCAATGGGCATTAGATAATGGTGTTCATGCTGCTTATGACGGATTGGGGATGTTAGTAGGACAAGCGGCTGAGAGTTTTATGTTGTGGCGTGGTCTTCGCCCGGGAACAAAACAGATTTTAAGAGAGTTGCGTAAGAACCTAGAGATATAA
- a CDS encoding DUF1488 domain-containing protein encodes MNQSILFPDIQDWDEESQSIVFPAQQSGALIECVVSIEELSRLSCKDIESGEQALAIFSELRFDIEELAEELIEEEEYDSSNRIQIKAL; translated from the coding sequence ATGAACCAATCAATCCTATTTCCAGATATCCAAGATTGGGATGAAGAGAGCCAATCTATTGTTTTTCCAGCGCAACAATCAGGAGCATTGATTGAGTGTGTAGTGTCGATTGAAGAGTTGTCACGATTATCATGTAAAGACATCGAAAGCGGCGAACAAGCTTTGGCTATCTTTTCAGAGCTTCGTTTTGATATTGAAGAGTTAGCGGAAGAGCTAATAGAAGAAGAGGAGTATGACTCCTCTAATAGAATCCAGATCAAAGCGCTTTAA
- a CDS encoding gamma carbonic anhydrase family protein, which produces MSSIRSYKGISPQIGQGVYIDTSSVLVGDIKIGDDSSVWPLVAARGDVNHIHIGDRTNIQDGSVLHVTHKNAENPEGYPLLIGNDVTIGHKVMLHGCTIKDRVLVGMGAIVLDGVIVEQDVMIGAGSLVPPNKVLESGYLYVGSPVKQARPLNDKERAFLQKSADNYVQNKNDYLDSVLPV; this is translated from the coding sequence ATGAGTTCAATTCGTAGTTATAAAGGTATATCACCTCAGATCGGACAAGGTGTCTATATAGATACAAGCTCAGTACTTGTTGGTGATATCAAAATCGGTGATGACTCTAGTGTATGGCCTTTAGTCGCAGCTCGGGGAGATGTGAACCATATCCATATTGGCGATAGAACCAATATCCAGGACGGCAGTGTTCTCCATGTTACCCATAAGAATGCAGAGAACCCTGAAGGTTACCCTCTATTAATAGGCAATGATGTCACGATCGGTCATAAAGTAATGCTGCATGGCTGCACAATTAAAGATCGTGTACTCGTAGGCATGGGCGCTATCGTATTAGATGGTGTGATCGTCGAACAAGACGTGATGATTGGTGCAGGAAGTTTGGTTCCACCTAACAAGGTTCTTGAAAGTGGTTATCTATATGTAGGAAGCCCAGTTAAACAAGCACGTCCACTGAATGATAAGGAACGTGCTTTCTTACAGAAATCAGCTGACAACTATGTTCAGAATAAAAACGACTACCTAGACTCTGTACTTCCCGTTTAA
- a CDS encoding multicopper oxidase family protein, with product MDISRRKFIQSSLAISALTVLPACSMKRLVDEKGGYVYDLTAEPSTAEIVPGFTTNVLGFNGKIPAPTIRCRQGETVTIHFTNKLSEPTTIHWHGLRIPIEMDGVPFLSQPPIMPGETFVYEFTPPDAGTFWYHPHMNSVKQLGMGLVGLIVVEESTPVQFDEEHALMLKHWHLDKQGQWKDLMIPRLSARMGTPGEWSSVNGVHEPTYQLKQHATTRLRIANVDNTITYPIAVEGAEAWVIAIDGNPIKTPYRLTEHKIGPGMRVDIGLIAPKAGKRVNVLQMKGRFPFSLCEFEVVNSTLIEGQTLPLLPLNPVPKLDLANAEEIDFVFEWEGAVSPVSKDGKSMPKFWLTNKRAWEGMSKDNIPEPLATLELGKTYIFDLKNVTQYHHPIHIHGHTFTVLELDGKKIEEPFHTDTVLLGKNGRAKAAFVADNPGRWMYHCHVIEHMKTGLMGYIEVK from the coding sequence ATGGATATCTCTCGTCGTAAATTTATTCAATCATCTCTCGCTATATCTGCACTCACAGTTCTCCCTGCTTGTTCTATGAAGCGGTTGGTTGATGAGAAGGGAGGGTATGTTTATGACTTAACTGCTGAGCCTTCGACTGCTGAAATTGTACCTGGGTTTACTACCAATGTTTTGGGGTTCAACGGTAAGATCCCTGCGCCAACAATTCGCTGTCGACAGGGCGAAACAGTTACGATTCATTTCACTAATAAGCTATCAGAACCAACCACAATTCACTGGCATGGTTTAAGAATACCTATCGAAATGGATGGGGTGCCTTTCTTGAGTCAGCCACCAATTATGCCTGGTGAAACGTTCGTCTATGAGTTTACGCCACCGGATGCGGGTACATTCTGGTATCACCCACACATGAACAGTGTTAAGCAGCTTGGTATGGGCTTAGTCGGTCTAATTGTTGTTGAAGAGAGCACACCAGTTCAGTTCGATGAAGAGCACGCCTTGATGCTTAAACACTGGCACCTTGATAAACAAGGTCAGTGGAAGGACTTAATGATCCCACGCCTTAGCGCTCGTATGGGGACTCCTGGGGAGTGGAGCAGTGTTAATGGAGTACATGAGCCTACTTATCAACTAAAGCAGCATGCAACAACTAGGCTTCGTATAGCCAATGTTGATAACACAATCACTTATCCTATCGCTGTTGAAGGTGCAGAGGCATGGGTTATTGCTATAGATGGCAACCCGATAAAAACACCTTACAGATTGACTGAACATAAAATCGGTCCCGGTATGCGTGTCGACATCGGTCTGATTGCTCCAAAGGCAGGTAAACGAGTCAATGTGCTGCAAATGAAGGGACGTTTTCCTTTTTCCTTGTGTGAGTTTGAGGTTGTAAATTCCACGCTCATAGAGGGCCAAACACTTCCGCTATTGCCTCTTAATCCTGTACCTAAGTTAGACCTCGCTAACGCAGAAGAGATCGATTTTGTGTTTGAGTGGGAAGGGGCGGTGTCGCCCGTTTCTAAAGATGGGAAATCCATGCCTAAGTTTTGGCTGACAAATAAAAGAGCCTGGGAGGGGATGAGTAAAGACAATATCCCAGAACCACTCGCTACATTAGAGCTCGGTAAAACTTATATATTCGATCTTAAGAATGTTACCCAATACCATCACCCGATCCATATACATGGTCATACGTTCACGGTACTTGAGTTAGATGGCAAAAAAATTGAGGAGCCTTTTCACACGGATACCGTGTTACTTGGAAAGAACGGCCGAGCGAAAGCGGCATTTGTAGCGGACAATCCCGGACGTTGGATGTATCACTGTCATGTGATTGAACATATGAAAACAGGACTGATGGGTTATATCGAAGTTAAGTGA
- the crcB gene encoding fluoride efflux transporter CrcB, with protein sequence MGQLSILGFIAIGGAFGACSRYLISELCVLLLGRGFPYGTLTVNVVGSFIMGLLIAAFENEMVATEPWRQIIGLGFLGALTTFSTFSMDNVLLMQQGAFFKMGLNVLLNVVLSISAAWIGFQLLIKS encoded by the coding sequence ATGGGTCAGTTATCTATTTTAGGCTTTATTGCCATTGGTGGTGCATTTGGTGCTTGTTCACGTTATCTGATTTCAGAGCTGTGTGTACTACTGCTAGGGCGTGGTTTTCCTTATGGTACGCTAACTGTTAACGTGGTTGGTTCTTTTATTATGGGTCTACTGATCGCTGCATTTGAAAATGAGATGGTTGCAACTGAACCATGGAGACAGATCATTGGCTTGGGCTTTCTTGGTGCTTTGACTACATTCTCAACTTTTTCGATGGATAACGTTCTTTTAATGCAGCAAGGCGCATTTTTCAAAATGGGACTAAACGTACTACTCAATGTGGTGTTAAGTATCTCTGCAGCATGGATCGGCTTCCAACTTTTGATAAAGTCATAA
- the thiC gene encoding phosphomethylpyrimidine synthase ThiC, which yields MSSRKQARLEAKNFIDSLSVQPYPNSKKAYIQGSREDIQVPVREISLAGSLVGGTKKEPVFEPNAPIHVYDTSGVYTDPTHEIDLYNGLPKLREQWIEERGDTELLDDVSSVYTKERLEDETLDDLRYGNLPRIRRATGEQCVTQLHYARKGIITPEMEYIAIRENMGRQKFADEQLNHQHPGHNFGANLPKEITPEFVRKEVAEGRAIIPSNINHPESEPMIIGRNFLVKVNANIGNSSVSSSIEEEVEKLVWSTRWGGDTVMDLSTGRNIHETREWILRNSPVPIGTVPMYQALEKVNGVAEDLNWEVMRDTLIEQAEQGVDYFTIHAGLLLRYVPMTAKRVTGIVSRGGSIIAKWCLAHHQESFLYTHFREICEICAKYDVALSLGDGLRPGSIADANDEAQFAELRTLGELTKVAWEYDVQVIIEGPGHVPMHMIKENMDEQLEHCHEAPFYTLGPLTTDIAPGYDHITSGIGAAMIGWYGCAMLCYVTPKEHLGLPNKEDVKTGLITYKLAAHAADLAKGHPGAQIRDNALSKARFEFRWEDQFNLALDPDTARSFHDETLPQESGKVAHFCSMCGPKFCSMKISQEVREYAKDTEQVAADQAIEIKMLDNPLEGMRQKSQEFRDTGSELYHPAVGAKEAQLEE from the coding sequence ATGTCGAGTCGTAAACAAGCAAGACTGGAAGCGAAGAATTTCATCGATTCTTTATCAGTGCAACCTTATCCAAATTCAAAGAAAGCTTACATCCAAGGCTCTCGAGAGGACATTCAAGTCCCTGTACGAGAGATATCACTCGCTGGTAGCCTTGTTGGTGGTACCAAAAAAGAGCCTGTATTTGAACCTAATGCTCCTATTCACGTCTATGACACCTCCGGTGTTTATACCGACCCAACGCACGAGATAGACCTTTATAACGGCCTTCCAAAGCTAAGAGAGCAGTGGATCGAAGAGCGTGGTGATACTGAACTATTAGATGATGTTAGCTCTGTTTACACCAAAGAGCGTCTAGAGGACGAAACCTTAGACGACCTTCGTTACGGAAACCTACCTAGAATTCGTCGTGCGACTGGCGAGCAATGTGTGACTCAGTTGCACTATGCTCGTAAGGGGATTATTACCCCTGAGATGGAATACATTGCTATTCGCGAGAATATGGGGCGTCAGAAGTTTGCAGATGAGCAACTGAACCACCAACACCCTGGCCATAACTTTGGCGCAAATCTTCCAAAAGAAATTACCCCTGAATTCGTACGTAAAGAGGTTGCTGAAGGTCGAGCTATTATCCCTTCAAACATCAACCACCCAGAGTCGGAGCCGATGATTATTGGCCGTAATTTCCTCGTGAAAGTAAACGCTAATATTGGTAACTCTTCGGTAAGCTCTTCGATTGAAGAGGAGGTTGAGAAGCTAGTTTGGTCAACTCGCTGGGGCGGCGATACGGTGATGGACTTGTCGACTGGTCGAAATATTCACGAAACACGAGAGTGGATTCTACGTAATAGTCCAGTGCCAATTGGTACGGTTCCTATGTATCAGGCACTTGAAAAAGTTAATGGTGTAGCCGAAGACCTTAACTGGGAAGTGATGCGTGATACCTTAATCGAGCAAGCAGAGCAGGGCGTCGACTACTTTACGATTCATGCTGGCTTGCTTCTTCGCTATGTCCCTATGACGGCTAAGCGTGTTACCGGCATTGTCTCTCGTGGTGGTTCTATCATTGCGAAATGGTGTCTTGCTCATCACCAAGAAAGCTTTCTATACACCCACTTCCGTGAGATTTGTGAGATCTGTGCGAAGTACGATGTAGCACTTTCATTAGGTGATGGCCTGCGCCCGGGATCTATTGCTGATGCCAATGACGAGGCTCAATTTGCTGAACTTCGCACCTTAGGTGAGTTGACGAAAGTAGCGTGGGAATATGATGTACAGGTGATAATCGAAGGCCCTGGACACGTTCCGATGCACATGATCAAAGAGAATATGGATGAGCAACTAGAGCATTGTCATGAAGCACCTTTCTATACATTAGGCCCGCTGACTACAGACATTGCCCCTGGTTATGACCATATTACCTCGGGTATCGGTGCAGCGATGATCGGTTGGTACGGCTGTGCGATGCTTTGTTATGTAACGCCTAAAGAGCATTTAGGTTTGCCAAACAAAGAGGATGTTAAGACTGGCTTGATTACTTACAAGCTGGCGGCACACGCTGCTGATTTGGCAAAAGGGCATCCAGGCGCACAAATCCGTGACAATGCGCTTTCTAAAGCGCGCTTCGAATTCCGCTGGGAAGACCAATTTAACCTAGCACTAGACCCAGATACAGCCCGCTCTTTCCATGATGAAACCTTGCCACAAGAATCAGGTAAGGTTGCGCATTTCTGTTCTATGTGTGGACCTAAGTTCTGCTCGATGAAGATTTCTCAGGAAGTGAGAGAGTACGCGAAAGACACAGAACAAGTAGCAGCGGATCAGGCTATCGAGATTAAGATGCTAGATAACCCGTTGGAAGGGATGCGTCAAAAATCACAAGAGTTCCGTGATACTGGCTCTGAACTTTATCACCCAGCCGTTGGTGCGAAAGAAGCTCAATTAGAGGAGTAA
- a CDS encoding thiamine phosphate synthase, which yields MTVKILIPSQYIELTGEVQHCLLVAKRQGLATDAVELGVSPTQYFSIVDSHHSLAIGFASDVFSVKADQLSSLDHIVSYDESLSLTDVRDALAQHPNTIHVGVTSDAAVLDIWSHLNANRAIKSITNDPQAIDSRHHFSWLLTLLALDFPLEDALVLARAASNVSRGTWPSHYQEFPTPVLEDERLGISVGWTHQGTSLSFPDLTKKSLGLYPVVDDVAWVERLLKLGINTVQLRIKNPKQTDLEHQVARSIALGRQYKAQVFINDYWQLALKHGAFGVHLGQEDIEESNLSQLSKAGIKIGLSTHGYYELLRIVQINPSYIALGHIFPTTTKQMPSKPQGLVRLALYQQLIDTIPYSEELVGYPTVAIGGIDQSTAEQVWNCGVSSLAVVRAITLAEDPKAVIEFFEALMNGNSSTFTEEVSQELSHAE from the coding sequence ATGACAGTGAAAATTCTGATCCCATCTCAATATATTGAGTTAACGGGAGAGGTTCAACACTGTCTATTGGTTGCCAAGCGACAAGGTTTAGCAACCGATGCAGTTGAGTTGGGTGTCAGCCCAACTCAATACTTCTCTATCGTTGATTCTCATCACTCACTTGCTATTGGTTTTGCTTCCGATGTCTTTTCAGTTAAAGCGGATCAGCTAAGCTCGCTTGATCATATCGTAAGTTATGATGAGTCTTTATCGCTGACAGATGTTCGCGATGCTTTAGCGCAACACCCGAATACGATACATGTTGGGGTAACCAGCGACGCCGCTGTATTAGATATTTGGTCACACTTAAACGCCAATCGAGCTATCAAAAGTATTACCAACGACCCTCAAGCAATAGATAGCCGCCATCACTTTTCGTGGTTACTAACGCTATTGGCTCTAGATTTCCCACTAGAAGATGCATTGGTTCTAGCGCGTGCAGCGTCTAATGTTTCACGTGGAACATGGCCGAGTCATTACCAAGAGTTCCCAACTCCGGTTTTAGAAGACGAGCGCTTAGGTATTAGCGTTGGTTGGACTCATCAAGGAACGTCACTTTCATTCCCTGATTTGACGAAGAAAAGCCTCGGGCTATACCCAGTTGTCGATGATGTTGCTTGGGTTGAAAGGCTGCTTAAGCTTGGAATCAATACGGTACAACTGCGAATTAAGAATCCTAAGCAAACGGATTTGGAACATCAAGTCGCACGTTCTATCGCACTCGGTAGACAATACAAGGCTCAAGTTTTTATCAATGACTATTGGCAACTTGCACTCAAACATGGCGCTTTTGGTGTTCACTTGGGACAAGAGGATATTGAAGAGTCGAACCTTTCACAATTGAGTAAAGCGGGCATCAAGATAGGTCTATCGACACATGGCTACTATGAGTTGTTACGCATCGTTCAAATAAACCCAAGTTACATCGCGTTGGGACATATCTTCCCAACTACCACGAAGCAGATGCCATCGAAGCCGCAGGGCCTAGTGCGTTTAGCTCTTTACCAGCAGCTTATCGATACCATTCCATACAGTGAAGAACTTGTTGGTTATCCGACCGTGGCTATTGGTGGCATTGACCAATCGACGGCGGAGCAGGTATGGAATTGTGGTGTCTCCAGCCTCGCGGTAGTGCGTGCAATTACATTGGCGGAAGATCCAAAAGCGGTTATTGAATTTTTCGAGGCTCTTATGAATGGCAACTCTTCAACCTTTACTGAAGAGGTTAGTCAGGAGTTGAGCCATGCTGAGTGA
- a CDS encoding HesA/MoeB/ThiF family protein — MLSDFEFVRYQRQIALPEIGEQGQRNLLNGHVLVIGCGGLGNAAALYLAASGIGKIVLVDDDCVDSSNLQRQVAFKESDLGTAKVDALKLQLSELNGRSQVRTINKRMAESQLKLEVMLADVVLDCTDNFTTRQQVNQSCFEANTPLISGSAIGWKGQFVVFDYQNQQGCYHCLFPFDHHPQTTRCSDSGIIGPVVGTIGNLQALAAIQRVSSGEFQVATHQLKLFDGKSMNWQNLMVTQDIECPVCNSSVTNNLEEEAL, encoded by the coding sequence ATGCTGAGTGACTTTGAATTTGTACGCTATCAACGCCAAATTGCATTACCTGAAATTGGTGAACAAGGACAACGAAATCTACTAAACGGTCATGTGTTAGTGATTGGTTGTGGTGGTTTGGGGAATGCTGCGGCTCTCTATCTAGCGGCGTCTGGCATCGGCAAAATCGTACTGGTTGATGATGATTGTGTCGACTCGTCTAATCTACAACGACAGGTCGCTTTCAAAGAAAGCGACCTTGGTACAGCTAAAGTCGATGCACTGAAACTACAGCTGAGTGAGCTAAATGGTAGAAGCCAAGTTCGGACCATCAACAAGCGAATGGCAGAAAGCCAGTTAAAGCTTGAAGTGATGCTAGCTGATGTTGTGTTGGACTGTACCGACAACTTCACGACACGCCAACAGGTTAACCAATCATGTTTCGAAGCTAACACACCATTGATATCGGGCTCCGCAATTGGTTGGAAAGGTCAGTTTGTTGTCTTCGATTACCAAAACCAGCAGGGGTGTTACCACTGCCTTTTCCCATTTGACCATCATCCACAAACAACGCGTTGTAGTGACAGTGGCATCATTGGGCCTGTGGTCGGGACTATTGGAAACCTCCAAGCTCTTGCTGCTATTCAGCGCGTTAGCAGTGGGGAGTTTCAAGTGGCGACACATCAGCTCAAGCTGTTCGACGGTAAGAGCATGAACTGGCAGAACCTAATGGTCACGCAAGATATCGAATGTCCGGTGTGCAATTCGTCAGTGACCAATAATTTAGAAGAAGAAGCACTATGA
- the thiS gene encoding sulfur carrier protein ThiS, whose amino-acid sequence MSNITISINEQPEQVAQSSSLADIIHSLSLPDLGCVFAINNAVVPRSQWQQTIVNEGDSISLFQAIAGG is encoded by the coding sequence ATGAGCAACATAACTATTTCAATAAACGAGCAACCAGAGCAGGTCGCGCAATCATCTTCTCTTGCAGACATTATTCATTCGCTTTCGCTACCTGATTTGGGGTGTGTATTCGCTATCAATAACGCGGTTGTCCCACGCAGCCAGTGGCAACAAACCATCGTCAATGAAGGCGATTCTATCTCTCTTTTTCAAGCTATTGCAGGGGGCTAA
- a CDS encoding thiazole synthase: MLTIADKTFQSRLFTGTGKFANKHLMASAIEASGSQLATMALKRVDIRSEQDDILQPIIDAGVNLLPNTSGAKSAKDAVFAAHLAREALGTNWLKLEIHPDPKYLMPDPIETLNAAEQLVKDGFVVLPYCHADPVLCKRLEEVGCAAVMPLGAPIGSNKGIASADFLEIIIDQANVPVIVDAGIGAPSHAARAMEMGADAVLVNTAIAASQQPVEMAIAFKLAVEAGRMAYLAGLAGQVSHAVASSPLTSFLDE; the protein is encoded by the coding sequence ATGTTAACCATCGCAGATAAAACATTCCAATCACGATTGTTCACTGGCACAGGCAAGTTCGCCAACAAGCATTTGATGGCGAGTGCTATCGAAGCTTCAGGTTCTCAACTGGCTACCATGGCACTGAAGAGAGTCGATATTCGTTCTGAACAAGACGATATCTTACAGCCCATTATTGATGCAGGCGTAAATCTGCTTCCGAATACCTCTGGCGCGAAGAGCGCGAAGGATGCGGTTTTTGCCGCACATTTAGCTCGTGAAGCGCTTGGCACTAACTGGCTTAAACTTGAGATTCACCCAGATCCAAAATACTTGATGCCAGACCCAATCGAGACACTTAACGCGGCTGAGCAACTGGTAAAAGATGGCTTTGTTGTTTTGCCTTATTGCCATGCTGACCCTGTTTTGTGTAAGCGCCTAGAAGAGGTTGGTTGTGCAGCTGTAATGCCGCTTGGTGCACCGATTGGTTCAAATAAGGGAATCGCGTCAGCTGACTTCTTGGAGATCATCATCGACCAAGCGAATGTACCTGTGATTGTTGATGCTGGCATTGGTGCTCCGTCACATGCGGCGCGTGCAATGGAAATGGGTGCTGATGCTGTGTTAGTGAATACCGCGATTGCTGCTTCTCAACAACCGGTTGAAATGGCGATTGCTTTTAAGTTGGCAGTTGAAGCGGGGCGTATGGCTTACCTTGCAGGTCTCGCGGGGCAGGTGTCTCATGCGGTTGCTTCTAGTCCGTTAACTTCATTCCTAGACGAGTAG